The Hevea brasiliensis isolate MT/VB/25A 57/8 chromosome 9, ASM3005281v1, whole genome shotgun sequence nucleotide sequence GGTGGCGACATCGATGTTTTTGAGTCCAAGACTGCGCAATTTCCAACCGTGAATGAGGCCGTTTTGGGAGGCGAGAGAGGTAGAGTAGTAGTTGGGCAGAGAAAGTTGGATTCCGGAGGAGGCGAAGTTGGAATGGGGCCGGTTGGGGATTGAAATGGGGAGGATTAGTATAGGGTATTGAGGGAAGACGGAAAGCGAAGAGTGAGCATGAGAAGGGAAAGAGTGAGTGGAAGGAGAATGGAGGGATATGGTGAGTTGATGCATAGAGAGAAAGTGGAGGTGAAGGGAGTGTGGAAGGAAAGGAAATTGAGAGTAAGAATACAAAATACAGAATGTAAATGAATATATTTGAAGGATTCTTTTCCTCGGTCAAGCTGACACTGCAACTTTCAATgttcctccttttcttctttttcttggaatctttttctttttctcctccTCAACCTTCATCTTTTTTATATGTTATCTCTCTTCATTTTCATTAGGTGGGGTGGCCGGATAATGTCATATTTTCCcttatttcttttttaaaaagaaatatttttctttaaatgttttatatagttattttaattttaactcactttatttatattttatatattttaatattaaattttattttaataactcatttaataataattattaacaaaataaattttttttttataaagttaccataaaaattaaaaaataaattcccCTTCTTTAAATATAAATACTTGTTTAGATGGTAGATATTGGGAAATGAAGGGCAAGCCATAGGTGTGTTGGGATTTGGATTCTTGCAAGTTGAGCATAGGACAACGAATTGAAATTTTTTTCACTTTGGAAATTTGATCATTATAATTAGGGTTCAAATTCTAAATCATAATCCAGTTGGAGGAGTTTATGCGGCGGGTCCAGAAGTCACAGATTCCAGTTTCCTTTCTTCCTCCCAACCGTTGAAAAAGAAGAGTGCATTACTCCTTTTGTTGAAATGAACCCAACACCACAAAATCAACATCGTGCTAAACAAGTGAATACACACAGAATTTCAGGTTTTATGTTTAACCAGTTAAGAGCTCACGGCATATGCGTTCACCCCAAATGTGAAATGAATATTAGCGTtaaactttctcatatataatctcATTCTCATTTAGCCTGCTTACTTTGTTGACAGACTGGAGCCTCCAAACACCTTCAGCTCCCACAAGGATATTGCAAACTTGCATGCAGATGCAGCTTTTGGCCAACCACAAGGTTTTCTCCTATAACTCATCACAATCTAGTTTTCAGTACTTATCAAATTAATGTCCCCAATATTAACTACAAATTCAGTATCAGTGATATAACCACATGGAAAAAAGGGAGAAAGAGCCATATTGTGGCTAAACATTTGAAGCGATTACAACAAATGGTCAATATTTGATTAACAAACTCATCCTTTGGCAAAACCATTACATCCCTAGTTGGCAATTTGCAGTCCATCTAGTGCAAAACAGTCCCAATTTCAACTTTATCAAAGTTGCTACCTACTGAGTGTACTTCCAATCTAATCATGCCTAGAATACATTAATTTCTTCTTCAAACAGTGAAAAGGATAAATGAATCAAATTGGCATTCATAACATACAATTTTGGTACCTAGAGCAATTACAAAAGCATGACCAAGTATACTGGTTAACATGACCATCTTATGATATTTAAGGCAACCATTCACCAAGCAGCACCATTTCATCATAGATTAATCTCTGGTTGAAGAATTTGTTCCTTTGCCAATTCCTCAAGTCTCTTAACAAGATTTTGTGCTGCATCGCCATATGCCTTGGAGACTACAGAGTCAGGTGATGATATTGTTATTGGGACACCTTCATCGCCACTTTTCCTGATCTCCACTTCTAATGGTATCTGAAAAAAGAAACGCATTAATGTTTAATCATGGTAAACTAACCTATTCATATTTCGCTCATACACTTCAATTGCATTGCCTTCAATATTTATGAAGGCAGCTTGAGTTTGGAATGCACCTAACTGAAGATGCATCTTACAACAAGAATAATAACAAGAACAATTAGAGTTCCTAGTTTCCCATGAATGAAAGATTCACCACAAAGATGATTCTTGAAGCTGCTCAAAATATTTAGCATACCTCACCAATAAAATTATAACCCATTGAAGCAGCTGTCTTTCGGGTTCCTCCTTCCCCAAAAATGAAAGAAGGTTCACCACAATGTGGACACTTGAAGCAGCTCATGTTCTCTACAAATCCCAAAATCTGCAAAGCAATCAGAATGTTCACCTATAGAATTATTAATGGCagctttcatttcatttcaagtaaagaggccaaaaatttgaaataaaaatttcaacCATTTCCATGACTAGTAGGAGAGCCAAGCATAAGATAAAGGGGCGAACATTTTCCTGTCAGTTTCTAGTAATCTTACTAGGATGTGGAAACTGCTTCTGCATGTAAATAAATGCATGACGAGAAACATCCATGCACCTCTACATGCCCACATGTCTAAACATGCATGCCAACAAATTAGTTCAATGCATAATGCCTTCTGACAACGAGAATTTAAACTATTTTCttttgtgatatatatatatatatcaggaaGCATATAAAATGATTATCCGTAACAGTAATTAGTGGGGTAAattaaccaagaacaatatacttCCAATCAAGCATTCATGTGTCATCCAGCATAATCTTTCTGATTTAAGCCAAGTTATTTGAGGAAATTGAAATCTTTCAGAATTTGGAAAAGAAATCAGCATACAGGAACTTGAACTTTTGAGAACATTTTAACTCCTCTACGAGCATCTATTAATGCAACATCTTGTGGAGTTGAGACAATAATAGCACCTGCCAGCAAATCAACAATGATTAGTTACAAACATAAATATAAGAAGCTAAGTTACTCGTAGGCAATAAAATTAGAAAAACGATTAAAATCTTCTCGCCGCtttcttttttctcctttttggTTAATATACCCCCAAGGAATAGGGCATTGTGTAAcataaggaaaaaagaaaaacaattttGTGATCATTACAATCTTTTTACttattataaaagagaaaaatttaCAAGAGTTGCTCTGAAATAAGAGTCcacaaaaatcaaaataaaaaagccCCAAAGATATATTCAGAGTCTTCCAAAATCATTGCAGATGCGAAAAACATATTGGAATTTATTTCCAGCAGCCTACAGTGTCAGAACAGGCCTGTTGCCATGTCCAGGAAATCATCAAACAAGaggccaagaacaaaatataagtGCAGAAATATAAATAGTGTGCCAACAGACACGAACGTAGCACCATAAATTCAGATAAAAGGCTAGCAGTAACGGCATAATATCACCTTCATAATCAAATTGACAGAATGATGCTTCATATAATACGTCATATAttctactcaactcaactcaactaagcctttatcccaaaaatttggggtcggctatatggattcgctttttccactctgaacgattttgggttaaatcctcagaaatgtttaatgcttctaagtcatgttgtactactctcctccaagttaatttaggtctaccccttttttctttctatcctctaacctaatgtgctctacttgtctaactggagcctccgtatgtctacgcttcacatgaccaaaccacctcaatctcccttctctcaacttatcttcaattggcaccactcctaccttttctctaatactctcattacggactttatctagtctagtatggccactcatccaccttaacattctcatctctgcaactcttatcttagatgcatacgactctttcagtgcccaacactcactaccatataacatagccggtcgtatggctgtacggtaaaattttccttttaatttattgggaatcttacgatcacataaaactcccgtggcacgtctccacttcaaccatccggctttaatcctatgactaacatcctcctcacatcccccatctacttgaaggactgagcctagatatttaaagtgattactttgggacagtaccactccattcaaactaactccttccctatcaccagtttggccttcactgaacttgcaataatACGTCATATATTCATTAATGGAAATATTATCCTTAGACACCTCCCAACCCCCAAATTTTTTTGCTAACAAAAGATTGTATAGAAGCAATTTCAAGTATGTTTAATAGAATGTAATGTCAAGTATGATGGAGAACAAAATTCAAACACCTGATAATTGCAGATTTTGACTCATAGTTATCTGAGCATCACCAGTACCAGGGGGCATATCCACCACAAGTATGTCAAGATTTCCCCAATCAACTCCCCTCAGCATTTTCTCAAGAGCACTCATCAcctttaaaaagaaaaaaggttAACGAAACTTCTCAAATAAAGCAGTAGAAAAGTTATACAAAAGCAAAGCACTATGATATTACACGAGTAATTATCTATAGATCTCTATTTTTCATCAGTGTCAATGTTAACACAGTGTTTTGCACTATAAGTGAAGAAAGGCACTACTTACTAGagtttga carries:
- the LOC131182798 gene encoding iron-sulfur protein required for NADH dehydrogenase, mitochondrial-like, translating into MKGFFRPLTRLGGLRAYAASFSRSKLRLEGVKDVIAVASGKGGVGKSTTAVNLAVALANKCHLKVGLLDADVYGPSVPTMMKISKKPDVTEDAKMIPIENYGVRCMSMGFLVENDAPIVWRGPMVMSALEKMLRGVDWGNLDILVVDMPPGTGDAQITMSQNLQLSGAIIVSTPQDVALIDARRGVKMFSKVQVPILGFVENMSCFKCPHCGEPSFIFGEGGTRKTAASMGYNFIGEIPLEVEIRKSGDEGVPITISSPDSVVSKAYGDAAQNLVKRLEELAKEQILQPEINL